One Sebastes umbrosus isolate fSebUmb1 chromosome 6, fSebUmb1.pri, whole genome shotgun sequence DNA window includes the following coding sequences:
- the her3 gene encoding hairy-related 3, translating into MVATTDCVEKSKPTSGNKVSKPLMEKKRRARINKCLDQLKSLLESYYSTSIRKRKLEKADILELTVKHMRNLQKIQSCTAAASEFPDYQSGFRSCLANVNQYLLLADNLNGSDRWMFSQLSGKLSGKLCRREEAFSTTDSSLGQAETHQEEVMRLLPSSAAAAGPEERKTTKSKALKAHSANTSPLSPSEDAQRSPGTKLAVQVEQSPSNKKFHLVSHRDEDANTQHNVWRPW; encoded by the exons ATGGTGGCGACGACAGACTGCGTAGAAAAGTCCAAACCCACCTCTGGAAACAAG gtgtCCAAACCACTCATGGAAAAGAAACGAAGAGCTCGCATAAACAAGTGTTTGGACCAGTTAAAATCTCTTCTGGAGAGCTACTACAGCACTAGT ATTCGAAAACGCAAACTGGAAAAGGCCGACATCCTGGAGCTTACTGTGAAACATATGAGGAATCTCCAAAAGATCCAGAGCT GCACCGCCGCTGCTTCAGAGTTTCCAGATTATCAGAGTGGTTTCCGCAGCTGTCTGGCAaacgtcaaccaatatctgctGCTGGCAGACAATCTGAACGGGAGCGACCGCTGGATGTTCTCGCAGCTCTCCGGTAAACTGTCCGGTAAACTGTGCCGGAGAGAGGAAgccttcagcaccacggacagcagcctgGGCCAGGCAGAGACACATCAGGAGGAGGTGATGAGACTTCTtccatcatcagcagcagcagctggaccTGAGGAAAGAAAAACCACCAAATCTAAAGCTCTGAAAGCCCACAGTGCAAACACATCTCCCCTTTCACCGAGTGAAGACGCACAGCGGTCACCTGGAACCAAACTGGCTGTCCAAGTTGAACAAAGTCCCAGTAACAAGAAGTTTCACCTCGTCAGTCACAGGGATGAAGATGCAAACACTCAGCACAACGTCTGGAGGCCCTGGTGA